Proteins from a genomic interval of Paenibacillus lentus:
- a CDS encoding 1,4-dihydroxy-6-naphthoate synthase yields the protein MEEEFDLYTKIFVDSGVNKEVLIDTVSNIVMGTISGSSILTKQAEIFIFNNGDFDEDTRNQGNDSFLYYKYYLEIEPIEDVVYRNYVLEISNLLTKLWDADFKAIASCDFEDLLPRKGGYNFDER from the coding sequence TTGGAGGAAGAATTCGATTTATATACTAAAATATTTGTAGATAGCGGTGTTAATAAAGAGGTGCTAATTGATACAGTCTCAAACATTGTTATGGGTACTATTAGCGGTTCAAGTATATTGACGAAACAAGCAGAAATATTTATTTTTAATAACGGTGATTTCGATGAAGATACAAGAAATCAAGGAAATGATAGCTTTCTTTATTACAAGTACTACCTTGAAATTGAACCAATTGAAGATGTGGTTTACCGTAACTATGTATTAGAAATATCTAATTTGCTGACAAAGTTATGGGATGCTGATTTTAAAGCAATAGCATCGTGCGATTTTGAAGACTTACTACCAAGAAAAGGCGGTTATAATTTTGATGAGCGTTAA
- a CDS encoding PH domain-containing protein, with the protein MSETRHILEWTLVSECPIPADVNNLLVPGEVAVAAYKTFRDSAIFTNKRLIVRDAQGFTGKKVEIYSLPYSSIDMWSTENAGGFLDMNAEVELWTRAGHIKVKLQKGVDIRRFDMLVANALLTK; encoded by the coding sequence ATGTCTGAGACACGTCACATACTGGAATGGACGCTGGTATCTGAGTGCCCCATTCCCGCAGATGTGAACAACTTGCTCGTTCCCGGGGAAGTGGCGGTCGCTGCCTACAAAACCTTTCGCGACAGCGCCATTTTCACCAACAAACGATTGATCGTCCGGGATGCGCAGGGCTTTACGGGAAAGAAGGTTGAGATTTACTCGCTGCCTTACTCCTCGATTGATATGTGGTCTACGGAGAATGCGGGTGGATTTCTCGATATGAACGCTGAGGTGGAACTGTGGACTCGCGCGGGCCATATTAAGGTGAAGCTGCAGAAAGGCGTCGATATCCGCAGGTTTGATATGCTCGTCGCGAATGCGCTGTTAACGAAGTGA
- a CDS encoding FAD-dependent oxidoreductase, translated as MRSRALRIVAMLLTVMLVLVMVGCGNTGGKAVTEAGLYQAGTYVGVAQGKMGDIKVEVTFSENAIDKIEVVEFNETKGTADGAIDKIPARIIEGQTLVVDAVTGATATGDAIIQAVEDCVLQAGGDLTALKIGAEQKEKQVQTLEADIAVIGSGLSGLSTAISALENGASVIVVEKQAALGRSFATSFGNVMMAQVEENEAYHKAKSDDTLDQAIERWSKMTMQGGQEGIPYPDYERVKEIIVDSGATIAWLEQHGLEYQISFTKEQRGADIVKPVTDGNQVAGELVIERLTNSLKEQGATILTEATATELIEADGGVVGVKASSPDKNFVIHAKNVVLATGGFGGSEEYIEQLIPDILATGYQFSGTGVNTGDGMTMGAQVGAALYEDGWIIPSPGKLLPSKKLTDLNVNFNKLNSYSPLEGGVTDKLMLVNQAGQRMTNEAGPGVVIAADLIDAKEAPYYILFDSSSEEVVSLLETGLDSGDIYKANTMAELEKLSKMNHLVSTFNEYQSMAKKGVDTEFKKPAEMLQAYAAEGPYYLVKFVPDFVATMGGLKTTGDCQVVREDGTAIDGLYAVGELAHRFLYNRAHFGNASNSASLTMGRNVGKLLAEQVQQ; from the coding sequence ATGAGAAGTAGAGCTTTGAGAATTGTTGCCATGTTACTAACAGTCATGTTAGTCCTAGTCATGGTAGGCTGTGGGAACACAGGCGGCAAGGCAGTTACAGAGGCGGGACTATACCAAGCAGGGACCTATGTCGGTGTAGCTCAAGGCAAGATGGGCGACATCAAGGTAGAAGTCACCTTCTCGGAGAATGCCATTGATAAAATTGAAGTGGTCGAATTTAATGAGACGAAGGGTACAGCGGATGGTGCGATCGACAAGATCCCAGCCAGGATCATCGAAGGGCAGACCTTAGTTGTAGACGCAGTGACTGGCGCAACGGCTACAGGAGATGCCATCATCCAAGCGGTTGAGGATTGTGTACTTCAAGCGGGCGGAGATCTGACCGCTCTCAAAATAGGCGCGGAGCAGAAGGAGAAGCAGGTACAAACGCTAGAAGCGGATATCGCGGTCATTGGCTCGGGCCTGTCTGGACTTTCTACCGCTATATCGGCATTAGAGAACGGAGCATCCGTCATTGTTGTGGAGAAACAAGCCGCACTGGGAAGATCCTTCGCGACATCGTTTGGTAACGTCATGATGGCGCAAGTGGAAGAGAACGAAGCTTACCACAAAGCGAAGTCCGATGATACCCTTGATCAGGCTATAGAACGCTGGAGCAAAATGACGATGCAAGGCGGACAAGAAGGGATACCTTACCCGGATTACGAACGTGTGAAAGAGATCATTGTTGATAGTGGCGCTACAATTGCCTGGCTTGAGCAGCATGGGCTGGAATATCAAATTTCCTTTACCAAAGAGCAAAGAGGAGCAGATATCGTCAAGCCGGTAACGGATGGTAATCAAGTGGCAGGGGAACTCGTTATTGAGAGATTAACGAACAGCTTGAAAGAACAAGGTGCGACGATCCTTACAGAGGCAACGGCTACTGAATTAATCGAAGCAGACGGTGGCGTGGTTGGAGTTAAGGCTTCATCCCCTGATAAGAATTTTGTAATTCATGCCAAGAATGTGGTGCTGGCAACGGGTGGATTCGGCGGCAGTGAGGAATATATTGAGCAATTGATTCCTGACATTCTGGCCACAGGCTACCAATTTTCAGGAACGGGCGTCAACACAGGCGACGGGATGACAATGGGGGCGCAAGTTGGAGCAGCACTGTACGAAGACGGCTGGATCATTCCAAGCCCAGGGAAACTACTGCCTTCCAAGAAGCTCACTGATTTGAATGTTAATTTTAACAAATTGAATAGCTATAGTCCGTTAGAAGGCGGCGTGACTGACAAGCTCATGCTCGTTAACCAAGCGGGTCAACGAATGACCAATGAAGCTGGGCCGGGTGTGGTGATTGCCGCTGATTTGATCGATGCTAAAGAGGCGCCTTACTATATTTTGTTCGATAGCAGCAGTGAGGAAGTCGTATCTCTACTCGAAACGGGACTCGATTCCGGAGACATTTATAAGGCAAATACGATGGCAGAATTAGAAAAGCTGAGCAAAATGAATCATTTAGTGAGTACGTTCAATGAATATCAGAGCATGGCGAAGAAAGGCGTGGACACGGAGTTCAAGAAGCCGGCGGAAATGTTACAAGCGTATGCAGCAGAAGGGCCTTATTATTTAGTGAAATTTGTGCCCGACTTTGTAGCTACCATGGGCGGTCTGAAAACGACGGGTGATTGTCAGGTGGTAAGAGAAGACGGAACTGCCATTGATGGGCTATATGCAGTTGGCGAACTGGCACATAGATTCCTATACAACCGTGCACATTTTGGAAATGCCTCCAACAGCGCAAGCTTGACCATGGGGCGTAACGTAGGAAAACTATTAGCGGAGCAAGTTCAACAATAA
- a CDS encoding MerR family transcriptional regulator has product MNHHNLFTVSEFADLFNIHKKTLYYYDEIGLFEPKYTNEKGYRYYSDCQIYDFHVLLSLKNLNLSLKETKQYVNHRTPGTVIDLFNGKIGEIEEKIEELTRLKHSLTKRLALINSTLDTSVDDIQVQYKEEEYFRLEPIEPVRDSDTNYIAWHHIFIEESKHQLNEGAYGQMLLRENLIQNIYSPNYITVEAIEKKDMDKAFIKPEGKYVVGRKNGKVLHSTSLYQRLMKYIEENNLEIIGNAYEYFIIDGSFASDVNERVLEIQIQVK; this is encoded by the coding sequence ATGAATCATCATAATTTGTTTACCGTTAGCGAATTCGCGGATTTATTCAATATTCACAAGAAAACCTTATACTATTACGACGAGATTGGCTTGTTCGAACCTAAATATACCAACGAAAAAGGATATCGGTATTACTCCGATTGCCAAATCTATGACTTCCATGTACTGCTATCTTTAAAAAATTTAAACTTGTCTTTAAAAGAAACCAAGCAATATGTCAATCACCGGACACCAGGAACGGTAATCGATTTATTTAATGGGAAAATTGGGGAGATCGAGGAAAAAATTGAGGAACTCACCCGTCTTAAACATTCATTAACCAAAAGATTGGCCTTAATCAATAGTACTTTAGATACTTCGGTGGATGATATTCAAGTTCAATACAAAGAGGAAGAATATTTCCGACTGGAACCGATTGAGCCCGTTCGCGACAGCGACACGAATTATATTGCCTGGCATCACATATTCATAGAAGAGTCTAAGCACCAATTAAATGAAGGGGCCTACGGACAGATGCTGCTTCGCGAGAATTTAATCCAGAATATTTATAGTCCCAACTATATCACCGTTGAAGCCATCGAGAAGAAGGATATGGACAAGGCCTTCATTAAGCCAGAGGGCAAATACGTAGTCGGAAGAAAGAACGGGAAAGTGCTCCACTCCACCTCACTATACCAGCGACTTATGAAATATATTGAGGAGAACAACCTGGAGATCATCGGAAATGCTTATGAGTATTTCATCATTGACGGATCCTTCGCATCAGATGTGAATGAACGGGTTCTAGAGATTCAAATTCAGGTGAAGTAA
- a CDS encoding carbohydrate ABC transporter permease has protein sequence MPSTQGAGLSSHSTRPSIGGTGPSIQGAPPPINGNRPRLNGKELAFKITLGLLCTFIFLIIVYPLYFIVIASFSDSTLVATGKVWLFPKNISFFGYQEIFKDMRIWTGYRNTVFYTLFGTLVNMLFTLPAAYVLSRREFRARKAIMFLFVVTMFFNGGLIPTYLLMKDLQLTNTIWVFIIPFCVNVFYLIIARTFFESSLPQELYEAAVMDGCSHFTFFFKVALPLSKAMISVIGLYYLVGHWNDFFTALIYIRNNNLQPLQIILRDILLSNQVFAGGAGTGGDAGGYAQRYADQIKYGVIIVSTLPILVIYPFIQKYFEKGVMIGSIKG, from the coding sequence ATGCCAAGCACCCAGGGGGCCGGGTTAAGCAGCCATAGCACCAGGCCAAGTATCGGTGGAACCGGGCCAAGCATCCAGGGAGCCCCACCGCCAATCAACGGGAACCGCCCGCGCCTCAACGGCAAAGAGCTGGCCTTCAAAATCACGCTGGGCCTCCTATGCACGTTTATTTTTCTAATTATCGTATATCCGTTGTACTTCATCGTGATCGCTTCATTCAGCGACTCCACGCTCGTAGCGACAGGCAAAGTCTGGCTGTTTCCGAAAAACATCAGCTTTTTCGGGTACCAGGAGATTTTCAAGGATATGCGGATCTGGACGGGCTACCGGAACACGGTGTTCTACACGCTGTTCGGCACCTTGGTTAACATGCTGTTCACGCTCCCTGCGGCGTATGTGCTGTCCCGGCGGGAGTTCCGGGCAAGGAAGGCCATTATGTTTCTGTTTGTGGTGACGATGTTCTTCAACGGCGGCCTTATTCCGACTTATCTTCTAATGAAGGATTTGCAACTGACGAATACGATTTGGGTGTTCATTATCCCGTTTTGCGTCAACGTGTTCTATCTGATTATCGCCCGGACGTTCTTCGAGAGCTCGCTGCCCCAGGAGCTGTACGAGGCGGCGGTGATGGACGGCTGCTCGCATTTCACTTTTTTCTTCAAGGTGGCGCTGCCGCTCTCGAAGGCGATGATCTCCGTAATCGGCCTCTATTATTTGGTCGGGCACTGGAACGATTTCTTTACCGCGCTGATCTATATCCGCAATAACAACCTGCAGCCGCTGCAAATTATTTTGCGGGACATTCTGCTGTCTAATCAGGTGTTTGCTGGTGGGGCCGGGACTGGGGGAGACGCGGGGGGCTACGCGCAAAGATATGCCGATCAAATCAAATACGGTGTCATTATCGTTTCCACGCTGCCGATACTGGTGATCTATCCGTTTATCCAGAAATATTTTGAGAAGGGCGTCATGATTGGTTCGATCAAGGGGTGA